CGCCCTCGATCATGAGAAAGATACCGTTGTTCATATCATCGGCATGACGGAGCACGTTCAAAGCCGCGCGGGACATTTCGGCAAGCGTAGGCACGCAGTTGTTTCGCGCGGCGCTGTAGGGTAACGCCGTTCCGTTGCCTCCTTCGCCGATAACGGTCGGGCGAGCCTGCTGGAGCGTGGTGCGGGCGCGCGGCACTCCAATCACGCGCGGCGGAGGATTTGGATCGGTAGCCAGATCAACGAAATCCAATTTATTATCAATCAGCGTCCACGGATAGGGATGACCACTCGCCTGCCCGGCCATTCCCGCCACCAGCTGCGCCCACTTGGCCGAGCCGCCCACGTAGTCGTAGTCGCTTTCGGTAACGTTTCCGTCGAGCGTGCAGTCATTGTTGTAGAGCGGATGACCACAACCCATGACGACTTCGCAATTGCTGCTGTCAATCATCTCGACGGCGATGGCGGAGTAGTTGCCGCGATAGGTATCATGGGCCGTCCACCCGGCGGGAGTGGCATGTGAGAGCGGAACGCTGGTCACAACGCCCGTCACTTTGCCGAGTTCTTCCGCCTGCTGAAGCGTCGTAAAGAGCGCCGCTTCCGTCACGGGATCCACATTGATCTGGCCGTCGTGGATTTTCACTCCGGTGGACATGGCGGTGGCGGAAGAGGCCGAATCCGTCCAGCCCAGCATCACATACAGGAAATCCGCCCACGCCTGAGCGGAATCGTAGCCCCAACCGTCGTAGGAATAGGTGCTCATGGCGAGGCGAATCGGAAATTCCTCGTAAACTTGCCGCGCACCGTTGAAGCATTCGGCAGCCAGAACTTGGTTGTAGCCCCAGCCGTCGGCCACCATGATAATCACGTTCTTCATGCCACACTGGGCGTACGCAACGTTACATGCAAGCGCCACCGTGAGGATAACCATCGAGAGCCTTTTCATTCTTGTTCACTCCCTTCACATCATCTCCGGGCATTGTTCATCTTTCTCGATTGCGGGAATCTATGATGCATCCGTTGTCGCCGAAGCGGCGCGCCCACGATGACCTTTGCTGGTCAGAGCGTACGACAGGGCTTCGATCTCGATGACCATGTTCTCGTTGCGGACGGCGACGCCGGGCGGGACGAGAATCGTCACGGGAGCGAAGTTGAGAATCGCCTTGATCCCCGCCGCCACCAGGCGATCCACCGCTCGCTGGGCGGCCGGGCCGGGAACGGTCACCACGGCAATCCGGATCTTCTCCCGCTTGATCAGCTCTTCGCAGTTCTCGAAATCCTCGATCACCAGATCGCCGATGTTGGTGCCGATCCGGTGCGGATCATTGTCGAGAACCAGCTTGAAAAGAAATCCCTGATCCTGGAACTGCTTGAAGTGAACGAGAGCCGTGCCCATATTGCCGGCTCCCACGAGGCACACGTTCCACGTTCGATGGAGGCCGAGGATCTGGCTGATGTTGCGGTGGAGATCCACCACGTTGTAGCCGAGTCCCCGCCGGCCGAACGCCCCGAAGAACGAGAGGTCTTTGCGGACTTGCGCGGCGGTGAGACCGTTGAGCCGGGCGATCTCCTCCGAAGAGATCGTCATTTTTTCCTGCCCGATGGCATTCTGCAGCGTGCGATAATACTTGGATAGCCGTTTGACGGTCGCGTCGGAGATTTTCGGACCGTCGGTGCGGGAGAGGGAAGGCTGACGCGGCATGGGGACAGTCTCCTGTCTCTATGGAAGTGGATGGATTTGCATTTTATGATGAGTTCTCGAGGTCGAACCCCCCTTTGATCCCCCCGTGGAATGGAGGAAAAGGAACCGAACGAAACGACCCCCCTTTGATCCTCCCGTAAACGGGGGGGAAATTGGAGAGTCTACATTGCGCCGCGACCGCGGAGAACTTCCGAAACCGTTCGCAGCAGGATGCGGAGATCAAACCACAAACTCCAATTCTCGACGTAGAACAGATCGTATTCGGTGCGTTCTTCGATGGTGCTGTCGCTGCCGCGCAGGCCGCAAACCTGTGCCCAGCCGGTGAGACCGGCCTTGACGCGGTGACGATCCAGATATTGCGGGATGTGCTTGGAGAATTCCTCGACGAAGTGAGGGCGCTCGGGACGCGGACCGACCAGCGACATATCGCCGCGCAAAACGCTCCAAAATTGGGGGAACTCGTCCAGCGACCAGCGACGCAGAAAACGGCCGACGCGGGTGACGCGCGGATCGCCGGGCTTGGCCCACACCGGTCCGGTCTGCAGCTCGGCATCGGTGCGCATGGTGCGGAACTTGATCATGTCGAACTCACGGCCGTCCATTCCCACGCGACGTTGTTTGTAGAACAGCGGTCGGCCGCTATCCAGTCTCACCGCCAGAGCGATCAATCCGTAGAGCCAGGAAAAGCAGAGAAGGAACAGGGCCGACAGACCGAAATCCATGCCACGCTTGACGACGTACCGCCAACCAGCCATCGGGATGGTTTTCATGCGCAGAATGGGCCGTCCGCCGACGTCGGTGACGCGAATGCGGGATTTGGTGATTTCCACCGCCGCCGGGCAATAGAGGAATTCGATCGAGATTCCTTCGCCGGCGCGCATCACGTCGTTCATCATCTCTTCCTGATCGGGCGGCGGAGCCATGACCAGCAAATCGAGATCATGTTCGATGACGATTTTCTTGAGGAGCGACAGGTCGCCGAGGGAGACTCCGCCCTCCGTGGGCGGTTTGCCGACCGCTCCGACCAGTTCGAATCCCTGTGAGCGTCCCTTTTCAAAATCCTGCCACAGTTTGGCGGCCACGTCGCCCGCGCCCCAAATAGCCACGCGCTGCACGCCGATTCCGCGCTTGAAGCAGGCGATCTGCAGACGCTGGAAAAAGGCGCGGCTGACGATCAGCGCGGGAACCACCAGCGCGAGCGTGAGCAAAAACACGAGCCGCGAATACTCGAACTCGCGATAAAAGAAAATCGCGGCCAGCACGATGCCCATCGAGAACAGCGAACCGCGCAGGATGCGGCCGATTTCCTGTTCGAGGGGAACGCGAATGCGCGTGGCGTAGCCCTTGTAGGTCCACGACACCATTACGTACACCGCGCCGAGGGCCAGACCGAAGAGAACGTAGTTGATGACCTTCGGTTGCCACTGCGGAGGATAGAGATCGCCCAGCGGCCAGTAGAAGCGTAGGTAGTAGGCCACCACCGACGCCGCGGTGATCGCCGCCACGTCAAACAGCGTAGCCATGAGCGGCAGCCAGAACGAAGCCGTCAGCGAACGCTCGCCGGCGTGGCGGGGAGGAGTATCGGAGGAGGATTCAGGCATATGCTGTCATCAAGTGCGATAGAGCGGTTGCAGAGAGATCACGGGTTCGTAGGACAGCGCTTCCCGCAGGCGAGTGAGGGAGGGTAGCCCCAGCGTCTCGCTGATGCAGTCATCTACGGCTGCGCGCACCGGGTCGTTCGCCATTTGCGGCAAGGGCAGTAAAGATTGTTCGCAGACTTCATCGTAGCCTTCCGCCAGTTTCTTCAGTTGCGACTTGTCCAAACGCCAGAGGTCGAGGACGGGCAGATCGGCAAGGTGCGGTTTCTTGAATTGTACCCAAGCCCCCCGCGTTGAAACACGATGCGCCATGACGCTGACGATGCCGGGGGTGCTGTTCAGCCAGAGAACCAGCGCCTTCTCGAAATCGTGATTATTCACCGCACAACGAAAGGGCCACCAAACATTGGAAAGGCTCTCGCGCGGAAGACGCACCGCCATCGCGCGTTGTGTATTAAGCCACATCCGCTCGGCAATCATAATCCGGCCCGCCCGCGACCAAAGAAGGCTAACATCTCGCAATGGCCGATTATCTTTAGCTTTCGCAAGTGGCAGAAGATGTGCATTCACACCCATGGCCATCGTCAAGACATGGTCGGCATCATGGCCCCAGAAAGCAGGATACGCTGTTCGACTCTTTGTCAAGGAAAAGCCATCATAAATATCTCGCCTGTCGGGCCCAAGCTCACCCAGAGACGAGAGATAGGTCAGGGGCAGTTCGGGTCGTTCGCGGGCGGGAGCAATATACAGCGTCCCTTGCCGCAAATAGTGGGCGGTGCGCACAAGTTCGGTTTGGGCAAACAGGCAAGAGTACCATCGTTCATTCTTTATTGCCGCCCACGGAACATGGATCAGCTCGGCTCGCGTTTCTTCACTCACCTGAATGGGCGCCACGCCGTGGCCGCGCTCCAAATCTACCGGTTCGGTTCGCTGCACGTCATGGAAGAAGGTCACGGCATCGAACACGCGGTCGGGATTTTTCCAGAGATTAATGAAGAGCGTCTTCGCATCGTCCGTGTCTTCGCCGTTTCGTTTACGGCGCGCGACGAGCAGGAGTTCGCTGAGATCGGTGCTGTCGGAGAAATTCCAGCGGTCGGGATCGTGGCTGACCACGATCACTTCGAGCACGTACTTCTCCGCGAACAGTTCGCGGGTCGGTTTCCACGCCACTCCGGAAGCCACGGCTTGCGGCAGCACCAGCGCCATCCGGCCGCCTTCCTTGAGGTAGCGATCGGCGACCGCGATAAACACGCTTCCCAACCCGGCGGTGGAACTGGCCTTGAGGCCGTTTCGTCCGTTGCTCGCGCGGCGGAGAAGCTGGGCGAGCTTCTTCTGCATCTGCTTACGTTCTTCGAGGGGACGCGAACCGAACAGCAAGTTATCGCCCACGCTGCGCGTGAAGGGCGGATTCATCACGCACAGATCCAGACGCGGCAGCGGAGCCGCCGTCTCCCGTTCGCCTGCTCCGGTGACACGGGATCGCTCCGAACGCTCGCCCATCAGGTCAATCTGCGCGCGAATGTTGCTGGTATCGGCGAAGTCCACACTGCCGAGATAGACCGTTCCATCGGCCTCCGCCCGCATCGGCAAGCTGAACAGGTTCATGTTGCTGAACACCACTTCGGGAGCGAGAATCGCGAGCGTGCTGGCGGTGAGATGGACCGCGGACGCCAGCACGTCGTAGCCGTGCAGCACGTGTTCCATCATGATACGGTGGAGGTCTTCCTGACCCCGCACGGTCACGCGCGCTCCGCCGTCCACCACGTGTCGCACGTAGTTATCCGTGACCGCCTGCTGGGCCGCCATGAGCAGCGTGCCCGTCCCGCAGGCGATGTCGGCGATGCGAAACTCTTTCAGCGCCTCCAAATCCGCCCAGTTCCGATCCCAGCGGCGGATGTCGAGAGCAAGCTTCAGAAGCAGCGTGGCTGAAGCGACCGAAGTATAATAGGTGCCGAGATACTTCTTATGGCGCAGGAGAGTGTGATAGATACGCCCCATGAGGTCATGCCGCAGGGCCGCCCGGTTGGAGGACACGCGAACCACCGCCTCCACCAGCATCCTCAACGCGCGATTCGTATCCATCAAGCCCGGCAGATCGCAGAGAATCTCTTCGGCGATGTAAAAAATCGGTACGTAATCAATCTTGAGTATCTTGCGCCATTCTCTGAGTAGCCCGTCCTGCAGATATTCCTCTTTCGCCACGGTGCGCAAATCGGGAAGGTCCTTGCGAACACGAGCCAACTCCTCGTGAAAGAGCATGGCGTTGGCAAGTATCACGGCCGCCACTTCGGCCGTTTCCTGCCGTCGGCGAATCTCGTCATTCGTCATCCGAACCCTCGGCTTTCTTAGCCGTTTCCGGTTCGGTGATGCCGATGTGCGCGGCGATTTTGTCCACCGCGGCCGGGTGACCGAAAAAGATGCTCACCAGGCCCTCCATCCCCGCTTTCAGCGCGGCGACCGAGCGCGCCACCACGTCATCCTCCAAGAGTTCCGCGTGGCCCCGACGAATGAGATCGAGCACGTTGCGCACGCCGCCGTGGTGCCATTCGATCTCGACGTACCGAGCAATCGTGCAAAGGCCGAACTTCATCTGAACGGCGGACAGCTTCTCGGCAAGCTCGTCCTGCCTTGTTTCACGCAGTTCTGGCGGATATACAACGGCCAACGCCATGTGCGCGATTCCCGCCTCCACGCGCTCGACTGCCTGCGCCAACACCACGGTCTGAGCATCTGGCACATCGGCATATTTTCCTTCGATCATGCAGCGAAGACCCTTGAAATCGAGCAGAACGTCGGGCATGGCGTGTTTTCCGGCCACGACCTCGATCTGTTCTCCGGCGGCAGATATTCCGAGTTCACGCAGGCACATCGCCAGATAGACGTTCACGACTTCTTCGCGGTGACGTTCCATGTCCCGTTATCCTTCCGACGCCGTTTCGCCGAGCTCCATTTCCTCCACTTCCTCGGTGACGATCTTGGCAACGTCGCCGATCTTGTCGCCGGTGTCGAGGCGGATCAGGCGGACGCCCTGCGTGACCCGGCCCATCTCGCGGATGTCGGCCATGCTCTGACGAATCACCACGCCATTCGAGGTAATGATGATGAGGTCGTCGCTCTCGGCCACTTCCTTGATGGCGATCATCGCACCGGTTTTGGGGGTGGTTTTCAGTGCGAGCACGCCGCCCGCGCCGCGTTTGGTGAGGCGGAAGTCCTCCACCGCCGAGCGCTTGCCGTAACCGTTTTCGGTCACGGTCAGAATCGAAGAGTTTTCGTGCACGACGATCATACCCACGGCGTGAGCCGTGGCCTTGAGGTTCACGCCTTTCACGCCGGTGGCTGCGCGGCCCATCGACCGCGCGTCGCTCTCGGCGAAACGAACGGCCTTGCCCTCGGTGGTCCCGATGATGACTTCGTTGGTGCCGTCGGTGAGCGCGGCCTCGATGAGCTCGTCGCCCTCGGCGATATTCAGCGCGATGATCCCCGATGAACGCGGATTGGAGAAATCGGAGAGCGCCGATTTCTTCACCGTACCGTTCTTGGTGCACATTAGGATATAGCGATCATCGCGGAATTCCTTCACCGTCACGAAGGCCCGGACTTTTTCCTCAGCGCTGCGTTCGATGAGATTGACGAGGGCTTTGCCGCGCGTGCCGCGGCCGAGCTGCGGAATCAGATAGACTTTCAGCCAGTAGCAGCGACCTTTGTCGGTGAAGAAGAGAATGTAGTCGTGCGTGGAAGCCACAAACAGATGCTCGATGAAGTCCTCTTCGCGGGTGGTCGCTCCCTGACTGCCGCGACCCCCGCGACCCTGCTTGCGGAAACCCGAGACCGGGAAGCGCTTGATGTAGCCCCCGTGGGAAATCGTCACCACCATATCTTCGGGAGCGATCATATCCTCGAGTGAAACGTCGGCGGTTTCGTCCACCACCTCCGTCCGTCGCTCGTCGCCGTACTTCTCGCGCAATTCCACCAGCTCGCCGCGCACCACCGCCATGCGGCGTTCGCGCGATTCCGCGAGCAGTATCAGCTCTTCGATTCGCGTCCGCAGCTCCTTGATTTCGTTCTCAAGTTTTTGCCGCTCGAGTCCCGTCAGACGAGCCAGGCGCATATCGAGAATGGCCTTAGCCTGCACTTCCGTCAATTGGAACGCCGCGCGAAGTTCGGCGTTGGCCACTTCCGTCGAGGAAGCGTTGCGGATGATCTCGATGACTTCGTCAATGTTGTCCACCGCGATCTTGAGGCCCTCGAGCACGTGCATGCGATCGCGGGCCTGCTTTAGATCGAACTGCGTGCGACGGTAAACAACCTCGTGGCGGTGATCGAGGTAGTACTCGATCATTTCGCGCAGCGTCAGCACCCGCGGCACGCCCTTCACCAAGGCCAGCATGATAATGCCGTAGGTGTCCTGCATGGGGGTGTGCTTGAAGAGCTGCGAGAGCACCACGTCGGGCACGGATTCGCGCTTGAGTTCGAGAACGAGCCGCATGCCGTCGCGGTCGGACTCGTCGCGAATGTCGGCGATACCTTCGATCTTCTTATCGTTGACGTGGTTGACGATCGTTTCGATGAGCCGCGCTTTGTTGACCTGATACGGAATCTCGGTAACGACGATGCGCGTGCGCACGCCGTGACGATCCGGCTCTTCGACGTTGGCTTTCGCGCGCACGACCAGGCGGCCGCGGCCGGTGGTATAGGCGTCGTACACGCCTTGCCTGCCGAAGATGATTCCGCCGGTCGGGAAATCCGGCGCGATCACGAGGCGCATGAGCTCTTGGATGGTGACGGCCGGATTGTCAATCATCGCAATAGCGGCATCGAGTACCTCGCGCAGATTGTGCGGCGGGATGCGGGTGGCCATGCCGACGGCGATGCCGTCCGATCCGTTCACCAAAAGATTTGGCAGCTTGGACGGCAGGACGTTGGGAACCTTCAGGGTTTCGTCGTAGTTGGGGACGAAATCCACGGTGTCCTTGTCAATGTCGGCCAGCATCTCCTCGGAGAGGCGGTTCATACGCGCTTCGGTGTAGCGCATCGCCGCCGCGCCGTCGCCGTCCACCGAGCCGAAGTTGCCCTGTCCTTCGACGAGCGGATAGCGAAGCGAGAAATCCTGCACCATGCGCACCAGCGTGTCGTAGATCGCCTGATCGCCGTGGGGGTGGTACTTTCCCATGACGTCGCCGACGATGCGCGCGCACTTTTTAAACGGCCGGCCCGCGCCGACGCCGAGTTCCATCATACCGAAGAGAACGCGGCGATGGACGGGCTTGAGGCCGTCGCGGACGTCGGGCAGCGCGCGCGATACGATGACCGACATGGAATAGTTGATGTAGGATTCTCGCATCTCGTCTTCGACGTTGATGGGCATGACGCGCTCGCGTCCGTTGCCGTTCAGCGGAAGATCGAGGGTGGAGTCGTCAGGGTGTTTGGTCATGAACGTCTATCTTTTGTTCGATTTGCTGATGGGACTGTTCTGCGCATATCCATGCGGCACTACGGGTCATGTTTCATTCAAGCGCATGTCCATGCGGCGCTACGAATCAAGATATTTGTACCACCCGAAATCGTGCTGCTTGAGGGTCTTGGCGATCAGGATAATCTGACCGGCGTGATAGGCGAAGTGCTCGACGACGTGGAGAATGTCGTCCTGGAGCACGATGTTCTTATTCTGGACCATGCGCTCGTCGAGGAGATGTGCGGGATCGAGCATTTCCAGAACACCGGCCGCTTCAGCCACGGTTTCTTCGAGTTTGTTCAGCAGCGCCTCTTTCGATAATCCCCCGCGCGCGGCAAACTCCAGTGGGCGGTTGCGCGCGTCCGTCGCGCCGCCGACGCCCGAAATGATGTGCTGGCGGACGTTGCCTTCGAGGTGCAAGAGCAGATTGCCGACGCAGTTGGTTGCGTCGCCCTCGCGCGCCCAGATTTCCTGATCGGAGAGCAGCTCGACCGCCTCTTTGATCTTGGGCAGAAGTTCGCCCTGCAGAACGGCGGCGGATTTGCGAAGAAAGTGTTGGCCGGGATCGGGCATTGTGTGACCCCCCTCTATCCCCCGTAAACGGAGGGAAGAGGTTTAGTAATTGAACTCGTCTTTGCTCTGCTTTCCGCCGGCGGCGACGAAGCGGAAGTTGGTGTAGACTTCCTTGCCGTCCACGTAGGCGTGCACGCCGATCGAGCCTTTTTCGCCGGGCAGCACTTCCACGAGGCGATTAAAGGCGAGTTCGGCGGCGCGCAGCATGTTGGCGTAGCCCTTTTTCTCGATCAGGTTCCGCAGGTGCGCGATAATCTGCTGCTTATTCTTGGCTTTGGAGATCGCCTCGATGTAGGCGTCCCAGTTGACGTCTTCCACCGGCTGCCAGCCGGGTTTGGGAGTGGGTTTATCGGTCATGGTTGATCCTTGGTAGTCGAGGTTCCGGCCAGTCACGGTACATGGCCACGTTCATATCTTTGATCACGGCGGTTACGGTCTTGCGAAACTCGGCGATCTCGCCGTCGTCCTTTTCGATCTCATCGAGAGTGCGGCTGGCCTGCCGGGCGTCGCGGAAGTCCACCGTGAAATGGAACTCGCCGAGGCCGGGCGGATCCATCGCGAAGTCCCGCCGCGCGATATTGAATCCTTCGATCATTTCCCGCCGATAGAGATCGCTCAGAAATTCCTGCACGTTGTCACAGAACTCGCGCGCGTCGGCATCAGCCTTCAGCGAACACCAGAGGTGGAGGTGGGTCATCAAGGTGTGGTTATGGGCTGATTGGCTGAAACTACCGGCGCTGAGCTGTGCGTTTCTGGGAGTCCAATACGAGACAAGAAACTAGCAAATCGTTGCGAAATGCACTCCCTGTACAGGGGGCTGATACTGCAAACAAACTTCTGCTTCTGGTAGTGTCGCAAGTATCTCCCATCCACAGCGAAATAGTGCTTGAAATCAATAACCGATGCTACAATGGGCGTGGCGGCGTGAAACTCAAGGTAGTGATACCGAGGAATATCGTTGTTCTTGAGACGCTTCTTGTTCTCGGGAGTCATCATCTGCATCTTCATTGACAACTCAGTAAGGTGGTCTCCAACGTAAACATGCTCAGCATTGTACAGCGGTGCAACCATTACGGACAGTAGCCATTTGTCCTGCGTTTCCTTTGGCTCGCCCGACCACCGAAAGAGATAATCTTGCTCTAGGTCACAATCCTGAGTCAGGACAAAAACTAACGGGAAGACGATCTTAGAGACAACAAAAATGCCCGATTCCTCTGTCGCATACTCGATGTATTCGATCTCCCGGAAAACATCTCCTTGCCGTATGCGCTTATCACTCGTTTTCCGTACCTTGATCATTGATAAGCCTCGCTCGAATCGTTACCCTTACAGGTTTGCCCACCGGAAGTTGTTCGCGCTGTGCTTGTGTTTGCATTCGGGCCTCTGCCGCGTCGCTCTCGTCACACGCTGTGCTTGCCTGGATTCCTCTCGATGGGGTCTTACTGACGAGCTTTATCGCGGCGCGTTTAGATGTGGTTGCTGGCGTCTCTGCAGCGGGCTTGATCGCAGTTGTACCTGAGAACGCGTAACCAGATAGATACTCG
This sequence is a window from bacterium. Protein-coding genes within it:
- a CDS encoding alkaline phosphatase, giving the protein MKRLSMVILTVALACNVAYAQCGMKNVIIMVADGWGYNQVLAAECFNGARQVYEEFPIRLAMSTYSYDGWGYDSAQAWADFLYVMLGWTDSASSATAMSTGVKIHDGQINVDPVTEAALFTTLQQAEELGKVTGVVTSVPLSHATPAGWTAHDTYRGNYSAIAVEMIDSSNCEVVMGCGHPLYNNDCTLDGNVTESDYDYVGGSAKWAQLVAGMAGQASGHPYPWTLIDNKLDFVDLATDPNPPPRVIGVPRARTTLQQARPTVIGEGGNGTALPYSAARNNCVPTLAEMSRAALNVLRHADDMNNGIFLMIEG
- a CDS encoding redox-sensing transcriptional repressor Rex, giving the protein MPRQPSLSRTDGPKISDATVKRLSKYYRTLQNAIGQEKMTISSEEIARLNGLTAAQVRKDLSFFGAFGRRGLGYNVVDLHRNISQILGLHRTWNVCLVGAGNMGTALVHFKQFQDQGFLFKLVLDNDPHRIGTNIGDLVIEDFENCEELIKREKIRIAVVTVPGPAAQRAVDRLVAAGIKAILNFAPVTILVPPGVAVRNENMVIEIEALSYALTSKGHRGRAASATTDAS
- a CDS encoding sugar transferase, encoding MPESSSDTPPRHAGERSLTASFWLPLMATLFDVAAITAASVVAYYLRFYWPLGDLYPPQWQPKVINYVLFGLALGAVYVMVSWTYKGYATRIRVPLEQEIGRILRGSLFSMGIVLAAIFFYREFEYSRLVFLLTLALVVPALIVSRAFFQRLQIACFKRGIGVQRVAIWGAGDVAAKLWQDFEKGRSQGFELVGAVGKPPTEGGVSLGDLSLLKKIVIEHDLDLLVMAPPPDQEEMMNDVMRAGEGISIEFLYCPAAVEITKSRIRVTDVGGRPILRMKTIPMAGWRYVVKRGMDFGLSALFLLCFSWLYGLIALAVRLDSGRPLFYKQRRVGMDGREFDMIKFRTMRTDAELQTGPVWAKPGDPRVTRVGRFLRRWSLDEFPQFWSVLRGDMSLVGPRPERPHFVEEFSKHIPQYLDRHRVKAGLTGWAQVCGLRGSDSTIEERTEYDLFYVENWSLWFDLRILLRTVSEVLRGRGAM
- the gyrA gene encoding DNA gyrase subunit A, translating into MTKHPDDSTLDLPLNGNGRERVMPINVEDEMRESYINYSMSVIVSRALPDVRDGLKPVHRRVLFGMMELGVGAGRPFKKCARIVGDVMGKYHPHGDQAIYDTLVRMVQDFSLRYPLVEGQGNFGSVDGDGAAAMRYTEARMNRLSEEMLADIDKDTVDFVPNYDETLKVPNVLPSKLPNLLVNGSDGIAVGMATRIPPHNLREVLDAAIAMIDNPAVTIQELMRLVIAPDFPTGGIIFGRQGVYDAYTTGRGRLVVRAKANVEEPDRHGVRTRIVVTEIPYQVNKARLIETIVNHVNDKKIEGIADIRDESDRDGMRLVLELKRESVPDVVLSQLFKHTPMQDTYGIIMLALVKGVPRVLTLREMIEYYLDHRHEVVYRRTQFDLKQARDRMHVLEGLKIAVDNIDEVIEIIRNASSTEVANAELRAAFQLTEVQAKAILDMRLARLTGLERQKLENEIKELRTRIEELILLAESRERRMAVVRGELVELREKYGDERRTEVVDETADVSLEDMIAPEDMVVTISHGGYIKRFPVSGFRKQGRGGRGSQGATTREEDFIEHLFVASTHDYILFFTDKGRCYWLKVYLIPQLGRGTRGKALVNLIERSAEEKVRAFVTVKEFRDDRYILMCTKNGTVKKSALSDFSNPRSSGIIALNIAEGDELIEAALTDGTNEVIIGTTEGKAVRFAESDARSMGRAATGVKGVNLKATAHAVGMIVVHENSSILTVTENGYGKRSAVEDFRLTKRGAGGVLALKTTPKTGAMIAIKEVAESDDLIIITSNGVVIRQSMADIREMGRVTQGVRLIRLDTGDKIGDVAKIVTEEVEEMELGETASEG
- a CDS encoding DUF1572 domain-containing protein; the protein is MPDPGQHFLRKSAAVLQGELLPKIKEAVELLSDQEIWAREGDATNCVGNLLLHLEGNVRQHIISGVGGATDARNRPLEFAARGGLSKEALLNKLEETVAEAAGVLEMLDPAHLLDERMVQNKNIVLQDDILHVVEHFAYHAGQIILIAKTLKQHDFGWYKYLDS